From one Cupriavidus sp. P-10 genomic stretch:
- a CDS encoding putative hydro-lyase, with translation MHDATVALPGWAASPAGARAAIRSGAWRGHTAGMAPGRVQGNLMILPRQWADDFLAYCRANPVPCPLIGMTGPGSPLVPGLGEDIDLRTDLPRYRVWRDGKLAEECDDISALWRDDFVGFVLGCSLSFEDALQRAGLAVRHVDEGKVVPMYRTSIETTPAGPFRGPMVVSMRPYTPGQAAHASEICAALPAAHGKPVHAGDPSAIGIADINRPDEGEPTAILPGEIPVFWGCGVTPQAAAVQARLPLCITHAPGYMLVGDVAIEDVRLI, from the coding sequence ATGCATGACGCTACCGTTGCGCTGCCCGGCTGGGCAGCCAGCCCCGCCGGCGCGCGCGCCGCCATCCGCAGCGGCGCGTGGCGCGGGCACACCGCCGGCATGGCGCCCGGCCGCGTGCAGGGCAACCTGATGATCCTGCCACGCCAGTGGGCCGATGATTTCCTCGCCTACTGCCGTGCCAATCCCGTGCCCTGCCCGCTGATCGGCATGACCGGGCCGGGCTCGCCGCTGGTGCCGGGGCTGGGCGAGGATATCGACCTGCGCACCGACCTGCCGCGCTACCGCGTCTGGCGCGATGGCAAGCTGGCTGAAGAGTGCGACGACATCAGCGCCTTGTGGCGCGACGACTTTGTCGGCTTCGTGCTGGGATGCTCGCTGTCCTTCGAAGATGCGCTGCAGCGCGCCGGCCTGGCGGTGCGGCATGTCGATGAAGGCAAGGTCGTGCCGATGTACCGCACCAGCATCGAAACCACGCCGGCAGGGCCGTTCCGGGGGCCGATGGTGGTGTCGATGCGGCCCTATACGCCCGGGCAGGCCGCGCACGCCAGCGAAATCTGCGCCGCGTTGCCGGCGGCGCACGGCAAGCCAGTGCACGCCGGCGATCCGTCTGCCATTGGCATTGCGGACATCAACCGTCCCGACGAAGGCGAGCCCACCGCCATCCTGCCAGGCGAGATCCCGGTCTTCTGGGGTTGCGGCGTGACACCCCAGGCCGCGGCCGTGCAGGCGCGACTGCCGCTGTGTATCACGCATGCGCCGGGCTACATGCTGGTGGGTGACGTGGCGATCGAGGACGTCAGGCTTATTTGA
- a CDS encoding aminotransferase-like domain-containing protein — protein MPRKRPTIATTLADSLARQVAEGAYRPGERLPSLRDVAQMHGYSKNTVVAAFEMLVARGLVEPRRGAGYFVLAGPPKSTQAEEAGSLGRAMDIVWLMREQLKSRPDVLAVGDGFPPVEWLSEARLDKYHHKVVRTGLGSLFRYGHRFGYEPLRTHLVRKLADIGVGADPRQIVLTHGANDALDLVIRYFVPAGAPVLVDDPGYYPLFGKLKLANARIIGVPRLADGPDLEALERLLLTERPRLFFTQSLAHNPTGSDLSAAKAYRVLQLAQRFNLLIVENDALTDFKPATLPRLAALDQLERTIYVGSFSKSFSAALRVGYIACGADLASDLADLKALIHVSSSEYCERTVDVILSEGHYQRYIARLRARLAHATEQALALFDRLDASVFARTGQSLYLWGTLPGVTDSLPIAQALLARKVMMAPGRVFRVDSEAVSPWSRFNVGAVLDPRFELAVRDLLQR, from the coding sequence ATGCCCCGCAAACGCCCCACGATCGCCACCACGCTGGCCGACTCGCTCGCCAGGCAAGTCGCCGAAGGCGCCTACCGCCCGGGAGAGCGGCTGCCGTCGCTGCGCGACGTGGCACAGATGCATGGCTACAGCAAGAACACGGTGGTGGCGGCGTTCGAGATGCTGGTGGCGCGCGGCCTGGTGGAGCCGCGCCGAGGCGCGGGATACTTCGTGCTGGCGGGACCGCCGAAATCGACGCAAGCCGAGGAGGCCGGTTCGCTCGGGCGCGCGATGGATATCGTCTGGCTCATGCGGGAACAGCTGAAGAGCCGGCCGGATGTGCTGGCGGTGGGAGACGGTTTTCCTCCCGTCGAATGGCTGTCGGAAGCGCGGCTCGACAAATACCACCACAAGGTGGTGCGGACCGGACTGGGATCGCTATTCCGGTACGGCCACCGCTTCGGCTATGAGCCGCTGCGCACCCACCTTGTACGCAAGCTCGCCGACATCGGCGTTGGCGCCGATCCCCGTCAGATCGTATTGACGCACGGCGCCAACGACGCGTTGGACCTCGTGATCCGCTACTTCGTGCCGGCCGGCGCCCCTGTCCTTGTAGACGACCCCGGCTACTATCCCTTGTTCGGCAAACTGAAGCTGGCGAACGCGCGCATCATCGGCGTGCCGAGGCTAGCCGACGGTCCGGACCTGGAAGCGCTCGAACGCCTGCTGCTGACAGAGCGCCCGCGCCTGTTCTTCACGCAATCATTGGCGCACAACCCGACCGGATCGGATTTGTCGGCTGCCAAGGCCTACCGCGTGCTGCAACTGGCCCAGCGCTTCAACTTGCTGATTGTCGAGAACGACGCCCTCACGGATTTCAAGCCTGCCACCTTGCCCAGGCTGGCTGCGCTGGACCAGCTGGAGCGCACGATCTATGTCGGCAGTTTTTCCAAGTCGTTCTCTGCCGCCCTGCGAGTGGGGTACATCGCCTGCGGCGCCGATCTTGCCAGCGATCTCGCGGACCTGAAGGCACTGATCCATGTCAGCAGTTCGGAATACTGCGAGCGTACCGTCGACGTCATCCTGAGCGAGGGACACTACCAGCGCTACATCGCCAGGTTGCGCGCGCGCCTGGCGCATGCCACGGAGCAGGCGCTGGCGCTGTTCGACCGGCTTGATGCCAGCGTCTTCGCACGGACCGGGCAAAGCCTGTACCTGTGGGGCACGCTGCCTGGCGTGACGGATTCCCTGCCGATCGCCCAGGCGTTGCTCGCAAGAAAAGTCATGATGGCGCCCGGGCGGGTATTTCGCGTCGACTCCGAGGCGGTCTCGCCCTGGTCGCGCTTCAACGTGGGCGCCGTGCTGGATCCGCGATTCGAGCTGGCGGTGCGGGACTTGCTGCAGCGATAG
- a CDS encoding hydroxymethylglutaryl-CoA reductase, degradative, whose amino-acid sequence MATSSVLPNFRALTPAQRLDHIVGAASLTPEEARLVAQPGALGAGLADGMIENVVGTFELPFGIAGYFQVNRRDVLVPMVVEEPSVVAAASYMAKLARECGGFEASSTGPLMRAQVQVLGIGDPYGARLALLKRRDEILAVANSRDKVLIGLGGGCRDIEVHVFPDTPRGPMIVLHLIVDVRDAMGANTVNTMAEAVSPLVETLTGGSVRLRILSNLADLRLARARVRLTEAALATPERSGAEIIDGVIDAYTFAAIDPYRAATHNKGIMNGIDPLIVATGNDWRAVEAGAHAYACRGGRYTSLTHWEKDAAGALVGTIEMPMPVGLVGGATKTHPLARVALKILDVRSAQELGEVAVAVGLAQNLGALRALATEGIQRGHMALHARNIALVAGAVGGEIEAIAKRMATEKDVRTDRAVALLAELRTR is encoded by the coding sequence ATGGCTACCAGTTCCGTATTGCCCAATTTCCGCGCGCTGACGCCGGCGCAGCGCCTCGATCACATCGTGGGTGCCGCGTCGCTCACGCCGGAGGAAGCCCGTCTCGTGGCGCAGCCCGGTGCGCTGGGGGCAGGCCTTGCTGACGGCATGATCGAGAACGTCGTCGGCACCTTCGAATTGCCGTTCGGCATCGCCGGCTACTTCCAGGTCAACCGCCGCGACGTGCTGGTGCCGATGGTCGTCGAGGAGCCCTCGGTGGTGGCCGCCGCCTCATACATGGCAAAACTCGCACGCGAGTGCGGCGGCTTCGAGGCATCGAGCACGGGGCCGCTGATGCGCGCCCAGGTCCAGGTGCTGGGCATCGGCGATCCCTATGGCGCACGGCTGGCGCTGCTGAAGCGCCGCGACGAGATCCTTGCCGTGGCGAACAGCCGCGACAAGGTGCTGATCGGCCTTGGCGGCGGTTGCCGCGACATCGAGGTCCATGTCTTTCCCGACACCCCCCGCGGCCCCATGATCGTGCTGCACCTGATCGTGGACGTGCGCGACGCGATGGGTGCGAACACCGTCAACACGATGGCCGAGGCCGTGTCGCCGCTGGTGGAGACACTGACAGGCGGCTCGGTGCGGCTGCGCATCCTGTCCAACCTTGCCGACCTGCGGCTGGCACGGGCGCGCGTGCGGCTGACCGAGGCGGCGCTTGCCACCCCCGAGCGCAGCGGCGCCGAGATCATCGACGGCGTGATCGACGCGTACACCTTTGCCGCCATCGACCCGTACCGGGCCGCCACGCACAACAAGGGCATCATGAACGGGATCGACCCGCTCATCGTCGCCACCGGCAACGACTGGCGCGCGGTCGAGGCTGGCGCGCATGCCTACGCATGCCGTGGCGGGAGGTACACCTCGCTCACCCATTGGGAGAAGGACGCCGCCGGTGCGCTGGTGGGCACGATCGAGATGCCGATGCCGGTCGGGCTTGTCGGCGGCGCCACCAAGACGCACCCGCTGGCACGCGTGGCACTGAAAATCCTCGATGTCAGGTCGGCCCAGGAGCTTGGCGAAGTCGCGGTGGCGGTCGGGCTGGCGCAGAATCTCGGCGCGCTGCGCGCGCTGGCCACCGAGGGCATCCAGCGCGGCCACATGGCCCTGCACGCCCGCAACATCGCGCTGGTCGCCGGCGCGGTGGGCGGCGAGATCGAAGCCATCGCGAAGCGGATGGCGACCGAAAAGGATGTGCGTACCGATCGCGCGGTGGCCCTGCTGGCAGAGCTGCGCACGCGCTGA
- a CDS encoding tripartite tricarboxylate transporter permease: MIESVLLTHLLVAAAWGLAGAIAFAAIGLISGTDETTTLAPLTLLVVLLGAPPEGVFTFFLAGAVAKHMTHAIPTALLGIPGDTMATPLLEDANHLRNLGVPHIALRKMISGAIIAAFVSVPLAVLFAVMLAPFGATITKAAPWIFVAAAVAIAYCSSGKWASVATLVPFVIVIVALQAMTAKFGSKLSISYFLGIAIGPLIADLFSMLSPKERERMRRDKVRAFALAPDVKGWSGYFPNPARVLDKSQVKWTIGAAAVSSATFVFSPVAMTVVLGEVVGTRIRHAYHRLTTVLSVRNGVTEATYIAEALIPLIAFGLPLSPVAAGPAAPLFNAPPVFTVDAGTGQTHNLHNLLSHWEFLGYGLLAVALAALVAYPFAMNFARRSALFVSRRISHEAIIGTFVGLILVISVWEGGLVGLLVILTMGLLGGLLSRVIGFNTGVQFMGYYTAVLTVPALLKLIGL; encoded by the coding sequence ATGATCGAATCCGTATTGCTGACCCATCTCCTCGTCGCGGCCGCCTGGGGGCTGGCCGGTGCCATCGCGTTCGCCGCCATCGGCCTGATTTCCGGGACGGACGAAACCACCACGCTGGCGCCGCTGACGCTGCTGGTGGTGCTTCTGGGCGCGCCGCCCGAAGGTGTGTTCACCTTCTTCCTCGCCGGCGCCGTGGCCAAGCACATGACCCACGCCATCCCTACCGCGCTGCTCGGCATCCCGGGCGACACGATGGCCACGCCGCTGCTGGAGGACGCCAATCACCTGCGCAACCTCGGGGTGCCGCATATTGCCCTGCGCAAGATGATTTCCGGTGCCATCATCGCGGCCTTCGTCTCGGTGCCGCTGGCAGTGCTGTTCGCCGTCATGCTCGCGCCGTTCGGTGCAACGATTACCAAGGCAGCGCCGTGGATCTTCGTCGCGGCAGCGGTGGCCATCGCCTACTGCTCGTCCGGAAAATGGGCCTCGGTGGCAACGCTGGTGCCGTTCGTGATCGTCATCGTGGCGCTGCAGGCCATGACTGCCAAGTTCGGCAGCAAGCTGAGCATCAGCTACTTCCTGGGTATTGCCATCGGACCGCTGATCGCGGACCTGTTCTCCATGCTCTCGCCCAAGGAGCGTGAACGTATGCGCCGGGATAAGGTCCGCGCGTTCGCATTGGCGCCCGACGTCAAGGGCTGGTCCGGCTATTTCCCCAATCCGGCGCGCGTGCTCGACAAAAGCCAGGTGAAATGGACGATCGGCGCCGCCGCCGTGTCCAGCGCGACGTTCGTCTTCAGTCCGGTCGCCATGACGGTGGTGCTGGGCGAAGTGGTCGGGACGCGCATCCGGCACGCGTATCACCGCCTGACCACCGTGCTGAGCGTGCGCAACGGCGTCACCGAGGCCACCTACATCGCTGAGGCGCTCATCCCGCTCATCGCGTTTGGCTTGCCGCTCAGCCCGGTCGCCGCCGGTCCCGCCGCACCGCTGTTCAACGCACCGCCGGTCTTCACCGTCGATGCCGGAACCGGCCAGACGCACAACCTGCACAACTTGCTGAGCCACTGGGAGTTCCTTGGCTATGGCCTGCTTGCGGTGGCGCTCGCCGCGCTGGTCGCCTACCCGTTCGCCATGAACTTCGCCCGCCGCTCGGCGCTGTTCGTCTCGCGCAGGATTTCGCACGAGGCCATCATCGGGACGTTCGTCGGACTGATCCTGGTAATCAGCGTCTGGGAGGGCGGCCTGGTCGGGCTGCTGGTCATCCTGACGATGGGCCTGCTGGGCGGCTTGCTCTCGCGGGTTATCGGCTTCAATACCGGCGTGCAGTTCATGGGGTATTACACGGCGGTGCTGACGGTGCCGGCATTGCTGAAGCTGATCGGCCTGTGA
- a CDS encoding iron-containing alcohol dehydrogenase, which yields MQHTEPRRYRFTGHERVFHNVSAIDALPDVLALFGYRRVFVVCSRSIRTKTTWIDRLQARLGELIVGLTDEVGEHSPLSNVLKAARQVREARADVIVSVGGGSVMDMCKAMQLCISENACDRESLLRLQFVLSADGTEMLTTSHAPAAIRQIAIPTTLATSEWTPVSTPVDDQTRLKARFVVPDGSPQAILYDPALLRQTPVRLLWSTGVRGLDHAINTACSSSPHPFASLLAEQAIALYLRHLPQLADASAPEALAAFTQCPLATSICNCCAMPASMACRLNSACKSTATMPSA from the coding sequence ATGCAGCACACCGAACCCAGGCGCTACCGCTTTACCGGGCATGAGCGCGTCTTCCACAACGTTTCGGCCATCGACGCCCTGCCGGACGTGCTGGCGTTATTCGGGTATCGCCGCGTCTTCGTCGTGTGCTCGCGCTCGATCCGGACGAAGACGACATGGATCGACCGCTTGCAGGCGCGGCTTGGCGAGCTGATCGTCGGCCTCACCGATGAAGTGGGGGAGCATTCGCCCCTGTCCAATGTGCTGAAGGCAGCCAGGCAGGTGCGCGAGGCCCGCGCGGACGTGATCGTGTCGGTTGGTGGCGGGTCGGTCATGGACATGTGCAAGGCGATGCAACTCTGCATCTCCGAAAACGCCTGCGACCGCGAGTCCCTGCTCAGGCTGCAGTTCGTCTTGTCCGCCGACGGCACCGAGATGCTGACCACCTCGCACGCCCCCGCGGCGATCCGGCAGATTGCGATTCCGACGACGCTGGCCACGTCGGAGTGGACCCCGGTCAGCACGCCGGTCGACGACCAAACCCGGCTGAAGGCCCGCTTCGTGGTTCCCGACGGCTCGCCGCAGGCAATCCTCTACGACCCAGCGCTGCTGCGGCAGACACCGGTTCGGCTGCTGTGGTCAACCGGCGTCCGTGGCCTGGACCATGCGATCAACACGGCCTGCTCGTCTTCGCCCCATCCTTTTGCCAGCCTGTTGGCCGAGCAAGCCATTGCGTTGTACCTCCGACACCTGCCGCAACTGGCGGACGCCAGCGCCCCGGAAGCGCTGGCTGCCTTCACGCAGTGCCCGCTGGCTACATCAATATGCAATTGCTGCGCCATGCCAGCGAGCATGGCGTGCCGGCTAAATTCCGCATGCAAGTCAACAGCTACGATGCCGTCTGCCTGA
- a CDS encoding LysR substrate-binding domain-containing protein, translating to MQVNSYDAVCLMVESDMGIGILPVSLAQRYARTMAIRVVRLDAPWAHRKLNLCIRSYEALPVAARKLVDHLCPSAQAIIAAASDLAPSPRLRRRS from the coding sequence ATGCAAGTCAACAGCTACGATGCCGTCTGCCTGATGGTGGAATCCGACATGGGCATCGGCATCCTGCCGGTCAGCCTGGCGCAGCGCTATGCCCGGACCATGGCTATCCGCGTGGTCAGGCTTGATGCGCCCTGGGCACACCGCAAGCTGAACCTTTGCATCCGATCCTACGAAGCCTTGCCCGTCGCTGCGCGCAAGCTGGTCGACCACCTGTGCCCATCGGCACAGGCGATCATCGCTGCCGCTTCCGATCTGGCGCCTAGTCCACGGTTGCGCCGGCGGTCCTGA
- a CDS encoding substrate-binding domain-containing protein, with protein sequence MTQRVSVRDVAEAAGVSIGSVSRVLNETGYASAALRARVLAAVDKLGYAPSFAAKHLRTGRSHTVGYLVSNIRNPLLAAHFSEVERHLQAAGYSVIVGNTLDQPHRDRELVTLFETRRLEGIIAAPSVESESPADFVFRACGLPVVILDRETPTPMDAVMLDHRAGVRQSVDYLVSLGHRRIALFGPGEHIRPGREKLLGYQDGLQAAGIPYDPALVFMSRSAVDSSRAQMSAMLALKEPPTAMIGLGTRLLSGAIYAARKAGLDIPRDLSVIGIGTPETLELMYPPLTTLRFNIEAAAQAAAQLMLDRLEGVVDVPARQVNLPLDLVLGESCAMRK encoded by the coding sequence ATGACGCAACGCGTATCGGTGAGGGATGTAGCTGAGGCTGCGGGCGTTTCAATCGGCAGCGTGTCGCGTGTGTTGAATGAAACGGGTTACGCAAGCGCTGCACTGCGCGCACGGGTCCTGGCTGCCGTGGACAAGCTGGGGTATGCGCCAAGCTTTGCCGCGAAACACCTGCGCACAGGTCGCAGCCACACGGTCGGATACCTGGTCTCGAACATTCGCAATCCGCTGCTGGCTGCCCATTTCAGCGAGGTGGAGCGTCACCTGCAGGCGGCCGGCTATTCGGTCATTGTGGGAAATACGCTGGACCAGCCTCACCGCGATCGTGAACTGGTCACACTCTTCGAGACGCGGCGGCTTGAGGGCATCATTGCCGCGCCCAGTGTGGAGAGCGAGTCGCCCGCGGACTTTGTGTTCCGTGCATGTGGCCTGCCCGTTGTCATTCTTGACAGGGAGACACCAACGCCGATGGATGCGGTCATGCTCGACCATCGCGCCGGCGTGCGGCAGTCAGTGGACTACCTGGTTTCCCTTGGCCATCGCCGCATTGCCTTGTTCGGCCCCGGTGAGCACATTCGGCCGGGGCGCGAGAAATTGTTGGGGTACCAGGATGGCCTTCAGGCAGCGGGGATCCCTTATGACCCGGCACTGGTATTCATGTCACGGTCTGCGGTGGATTCCTCGCGAGCGCAGATGAGCGCGATGCTTGCCCTTAAAGAGCCACCCACCGCAATGATCGGGCTTGGCACCCGCTTGCTCTCGGGTGCCATCTATGCGGCGCGGAAAGCCGGGTTGGATATTCCGCGAGACCTTTCCGTGATAGGCATTGGTACCCCGGAAACACTGGAGCTGATGTATCCCCCGCTGACAACGCTGCGCTTCAATATCGAAGCGGCGGCGCAAGCAGCGGCGCAGTTGATGCTGGACAGACTGGAGGGCGTGGTCGATGTCCCCGCACGCCAGGTAAATCTGCCGTTGGATCTCGTGCTCGGCGAGTCCTGTGCGATGCGAAAGTGA
- a CDS encoding carboxymuconolactone decarboxylase family protein — protein sequence MPYFDVNEVTGPLGELVRGRPPLNLYRILPNAPETAIGFLSLGRAILTRSALPATLRELAILRVGALCRATYEIHQHRRVARAAGLPQAKIEAVLRPESTDGLDPREALVVAFTDAVVRDVKAPEELYARIAKELGDQQTMELLVTIGYYMLVSRLLENLEVDIENPPIEHLEMPRD from the coding sequence ATGCCATATTTTGACGTCAACGAAGTGACCGGCCCGCTCGGCGAGCTGGTGCGCGGCCGTCCGCCGCTCAACCTGTACCGGATCCTTCCCAACGCGCCCGAGACCGCTATCGGCTTCCTGTCGCTGGGGCGCGCCATTCTCACCAGATCCGCGCTGCCCGCAACGCTGCGCGAACTGGCCATCCTCAGGGTGGGCGCACTGTGCAGGGCTACCTACGAGATCCACCAACATCGCCGGGTGGCGCGCGCCGCCGGCTTGCCCCAGGCAAAGATCGAAGCTGTCCTCAGGCCGGAGTCCACCGACGGCCTCGACCCGCGCGAGGCGCTGGTGGTCGCGTTCACCGATGCCGTGGTGCGGGACGTCAAGGCGCCCGAGGAACTCTATGCGCGCATAGCGAAGGAACTTGGAGACCAGCAGACCATGGAACTGCTGGTGACCATCGGCTACTACATGCTGGTGTCACGCCTGCTGGAAAACCTGGAAGTCGATATTGAGAACCCGCCGATTGAACATCTGGAGATGCCCCGTGACTGA
- a CDS encoding SDR family NAD(P)-dependent oxidoreductase, which yields MTDTLQPRPDQQLFAPALGTVRREGRLAGRRILVVGAGQRQTVDQVPSVGNGRAMSVLFAREGAAVTCADIDPGAAQGTADWIAREGGRGFVVQADVSDPAQIARMVREAVSAMDGLDGLVVNVGIGNQNRFGSENPADWDRVQDLNLRAPMFCAQEAAAVMPPGSAVVFVASTAAISPLSGLPAYESSKAGLMALGRAVAFAGQGTGLRANVLAPGLIDTPMGRDASRARPSRAARPLPFGRQGTGWEVANAALFLISAESSYVNGQMLVVDGGLSIGAVRAAA from the coding sequence GTGACTGATACCCTGCAACCGCGTCCTGACCAACAACTTTTCGCGCCCGCGCTGGGCACTGTCCGGCGCGAGGGGCGCCTTGCCGGCCGTCGTATCCTGGTGGTCGGCGCTGGCCAGCGCCAGACCGTGGATCAGGTCCCTTCCGTCGGAAACGGCCGGGCCATGTCCGTGCTGTTTGCGCGCGAGGGTGCGGCAGTGACTTGCGCCGACATCGACCCCGGTGCCGCCCAAGGCACAGCTGACTGGATCGCTCGCGAAGGGGGCCGGGGCTTCGTCGTGCAAGCTGACGTTTCCGACCCTGCCCAGATTGCGCGGATGGTGCGCGAAGCCGTCTCGGCCATGGATGGCCTGGACGGGCTGGTCGTCAATGTCGGCATCGGCAACCAGAACCGCTTCGGCAGCGAGAATCCTGCCGACTGGGATCGTGTACAAGACCTGAACCTGCGGGCGCCAATGTTCTGCGCGCAAGAGGCGGCGGCGGTCATGCCACCGGGCAGCGCGGTCGTTTTCGTCGCCTCCACTGCGGCGATTTCGCCTCTGAGCGGCCTGCCGGCCTATGAATCGTCCAAGGCCGGGCTGATGGCGCTCGGTCGCGCCGTCGCCTTTGCCGGGCAAGGCACAGGCCTGCGCGCCAACGTGCTCGCGCCTGGCTTGATCGACACGCCAATGGGACGCGACGCCTCCCGCGCCCGACCGTCGCGCGCGGCGCGCCCGCTGCCGTTTGGCAGGCAGGGAACGGGCTGGGAAGTCGCCAACGCCGCGCTCTTCCTGATCAGCGCCGAGTCCTCCTACGTCAACGGGCAGATGCTGGTCGTGGATGGCGGACTGTCCATCGGTGCCGTGCGCGCCGCAGCCTGA